A single Ziziphus jujuba cultivar Dongzao chromosome 11, ASM3175591v1 DNA region contains:
- the LOC107432603 gene encoding trifunctional UDP-glucose 4,6-dehydratase/UDP-4-keto-6-deoxy-D-glucose 3,5-epimerase/UDP-4-keto-L-rhamnose-reductase RHM1, whose amino-acid sequence MASYTPKNILITGAAGFIASHVANRLIRNYPDYKIVVLDKLDYCSNLKNLLPSKSSPNFKFVKGDIGSADLVNFLLITESIDTIMHFAAQTHVDNSFGNSFEFTKNNIYGTHVLLEACKVTGQIRRFIHVSTDEVYGETDEDAVVGNHEASQLLPTNPYSATKAGAEMLVMAYGRSYGLPVITTRGNNVYGPNQFPEKLIPKFILLAMEGKPLPIHGDGSNVRSYLYCEDVAEAFEVILHKGEVGHVYNIGTKKERRVIDVAKDICRLFSMDPETSIKFVENRPFNDQRYFLDDQKLNNLGWTEQTLWEEGLKKTIEWYTKNPDWWGDVSGALLPHPRMLMMPGGRHFDGSEEGKSANYSSSNTKMVVPSSKTGGSPLKPSLKFLIYGRTGWIGGLLGVLCEKQGISFEYGRGRLEDRSSLLADIQNVKPTHVFNAAGVTGRPNVDWCESHKAETIRANVAGTLTLADVCREHGLLMMNFATGCIFEYDAAHPEGSGIGFKEEDKPNFTGSFYSKTKAMVEELLKEYDNVCTLRVRMPISSDLNNPRNFITKISRYNKVVNIPNSMTVLDELLPISIEMAKRNLKGIWNFTNPGVVSHNEILELYKQYIDPSFKWANFTLEEQAKVIVAPRSNNEMDASKLKSEFPELLSIKESLIKYVYEPNKKT is encoded by the exons ATGGCTTCATATACTCCAAAGAACATCCTTATAACTGGAGCTGCTGGATTCATTGCATCCCATGTTGCTAATCGCCTCATCCGCAATTACCCTGACTACAAGATTGTTGTGCTTGACAAGCTTGATTACTGCTCAAATTTGAAGAATCTCCTTCCATCTAAGTCATCACCCAACTTCAAATTTGTTAAGGGGGACATTGGCAGTGCTGACCTTGTCAACTTTCTACTCATTACCGAGTCCATAGACACTATAATGCACTTTGCTGCCCAGACCCATGTTGACAATTCCTTTGGTAATAGCTTCGAGTTCACAAAAAATAACATCTATGGCACCCATGTCCTTCTAGAAGCATGCAAAGTCACTGGTCAGATCAGGAGGTTCATCCATGTAAGCACAGATGAGGTCTATGGTGAGACTGATGAGGATGCTGTTGTAGGAAACCATGAAGCTTCTCAGCTTCTTCCCACAAATCCATACTCTGCAACAAAAGCTGGAGCAGAAATGCTTGTTATGGCATATGGAAGGTCATATGGTTTACCTGTGATAACAACCCGTGGAAACAATGTTTACGGGCCTAATCAGTTTCCTGAAAAATTAATTCCAAAGTTCATCCTCTTGGCAATGGAGGGGAAGCCTCTTCCAATTCATGGGGATGGTTCTAACGTGAGGAGTTATTTATACTGTGAGGATGTTGCTGAGGCATTCGAAGTCATTCTTCATAAAGGAGAGGTTGGGCATGTCTACAATATTGggacaaagaaagaaaggagagTTATTGATGTGGCCAAGGATATATGCAGGCTTTTCTCAATGGACCCAGAAACAAGCATCAAGTTTGTAGAGAACAGGCCATTTAATGACCAAAGGTACTTTCTAGATGATCAGAAGCTGAACAACTTGGGGTGGACGGAACAGACATTATGGGAAGAGGGATTAAAGAAGACTATAGAGTGGTACACCAAAAATCCTGATTGGTGGGGTGATGTATCTGGAGCACTGCTTCCTCATCCAAGGATGCTGATGATGCCAGGTGGGAGGCATTTTGATGGGTCTGAAGAAGGGAAATCTGCAAATTATAGCTCAAGTAATACCAAAATGGTGGTACCATCGTCCAAAACCGGTGGCTCTCCCCTTAAACCTTCATTGAAATTCTTGATCTATGGTAGGACTGGTTGGATTGGGGGTCTCCTTGGGGTGCTATGTGAGAAACAAGGAATTTCATTTGAATATGGAAGAGGACGTCTTGAGGATCGGTCATCGCTCCTGGCAGATATTCAAAATGTTAAACCAACCCATGTGTTCAATGCTGCAGGTGTCACCGGTAGACCCAATGTGGACTGGTGTGAATCTCATAAAGCAGAAACAATCCGTGCCAATGTTGCTGGAACGTTGACCTTAGCAGATGTCTGCAGAGAACATGGGCTCCTAATGATGAATTTTGCCACTGGATGTATCTTTGAATATGATGCTGCACACCCAGAAGGCTCTGGCATCGGATTTAAAGAAGAAGACAAGCCTAACTTCACCGGTTCCTTTTATTCAAAAACTAAGGCCATG gtTGAAGAGCTGCTGAAAGAATATGACAATGTCTGCACTCTCAGAGTTCGAATGCCTATATCATCTGATTTGAACAACCCTCGCAACTTCATTACAAAGATCTCTCGTTATAACAAGGTGGTTAATATTCCTAATAGCATGACTGTCTTGGATGAACTTCTACCCATTTCAATCGAGATGGCCAAGCGGAACTTGAAGGGCATATGGAACTTCACAAACCCAGGGGTTGTGAGCCATAATGAGATTTTGGAGCTGTACAAACAATACATTGACCCATCATTCAAGTGGGCTAACTTTACTCTAGAAGAGCAAGCCAAGGTGATAGTGGCCCCTCGAAGCAACAATGAGATGGATGCATCCAAGTTAAAGAGCGAGTTTCCTGAGTTGCTTTCAATCAAGGAGTCGCTGATTAAGTATGTCTACGAACCAAACAAGAAAACCTAA
- the LOC107432604 gene encoding alpha,alpha-trehalose-phosphate synthase [UDP-forming] 1, translating to MPGNRNESNSTHIPSRVERLLRESLLRKHSRAFQSNEATDNNNSNDTYLREDEISRVEQYLEGAAAARANNEGFEREDAKTARQRLLVVANRLPVSAVRKSEDSWSLEISGGGLVTALLGVKEFEARWIGWAGVNVPDEIGQKALTKALAEQRCIPVFLDEEIVHQYYNGYCNNILWPLFHYLGLPQEDRLATTRSFQSQFAAYKKANQMFADVVNEHYEDGDVVWCHDYHLMYLPKCLKKHNRSMKVGWFLHTPFPSSEIHRTLPSRSELLHSVLAADLVGFHTYDYARHFVSACTRILGLEGTPEGVEDQGRLTRVAAFPIGIDSERFIRALELPQVQEHMKDLKERFAGRKVMLGVDRLDMIKGIPQKILAFEKFLEENPAWRDKVVLLQIAVPTRTDVPEYQKLTSQVHEIVGRINGRFGTLTAVPIHHLDRSLNFHALCALYAVTDVALVTSLRDGMNLVSYEFVACQDAKKGVLILSEFAGAAQSLGAGAILVNPWNITEVAAAIDQALNMSPDEREKRHKHNFSHVTTHTAQQWAETFVSELNDTVVEAEIRTRDAKPSFPIEDAIESYKQSTNRLLILGFNATLTEPVRGDQIKAMELKLHPEVKDSLRELCRDPKTTIVVLSGSDRNVLDENFGEFDMWLAAENGMFLRFTRGEWMTTMPEHLNMEWVDSVKHVFEYFTERTPRSHFEQHETSLVWNYKYADVEFGRLQARDMLQHLWTGPISNASVDVVQGSRSVEVRAVGVTKGAAIDRILGEIVHSKPNGKPMSAPIDYVLCVGHFLGKDEDVYTFFEPVLPADPISISRSKVSDGLKSPGDRRSLKLPANRNGSKSSNSKTQRSLPNPEKRTTNNSSGNTRRPSPEKISWNVLDLKVENYFSCAVGRHRTNARYLLGSSDDVVSFLKQLANASAVEQLIFEFTSQKIKNESLDIIDM from the exons ATGCCTGGGAACAGGAACGAGAGTAATTCAACCCATATTCCAAGTCGAGTTGAACGGCTCTTGAGAGAAAGTTTGTTAAGGAAACATAGCAGAGCTTTTCAATCAAATGAGGCAaccgataataataatagcaatgatACCTACTTAAGAGAAGATGAGATCTCAAGGGTTGAGCAATACTTAGAAGGGGCTGCAGCTGCTCGGGCAAATAATGAGGGATTTGAAAGGGAAGATGCAAAGACTGCCAGACAACGACTATTGGTGGTTGCTAACAGGCTTCCAGTCTCTGCTGTAAGGAAAAGTGAAGACTCATGGTCTTTGGAGATAAGTGGTGGGGGTCTTGTCACTGCTCTCCTAG GTGTGAAGGAGTTTGAGGCAAGGTGGATTGGTTGGGCTGGTGTCAATGTGCCAGATGAAATTGGACAGAAAGCACTTACTAAAGCTCTAGCTGAACAG AGGTGCATTCCAGTATTTCTTGATGAGGAGATTGTTCATCAGTATTATAATGGTTATTGCAACAACATCTTGTGGCCTCTTTTCCATTACCTTGGACTTCCACAGGAAGATCGACTTGCTACTACCAGAAGTTTTCAGTCTCAGTTTGCCGCATATAAGAAGGCAAATCAAATGTTTGCTGATGTAGTAAATGAGCATTATGAAGATGGTGACGTTGTCTGGTGCCATGATTACCATCTCATGTATCTTCCTAAATGCCTGAAGAAACATAATAGGTCAATGAAAGTGGGTTGGTTTCTACATACCCCCTTTCCTTCTTCTGAAATTCATAGGACACTGCCATCTCGTTCTGAGCTCTTGCACTCTGTACTTGCTGCTGATTTAGTTGG ttttcACACGTACGACTATGCACGGCATTTTGTTAGTGCTTGTACTCGAATTCTTGGACTTGAAGGTACCCCTGAAGGAGTTGAAGATCAAGGAAGACTTACTCGGGTGGCTGCA TTTCCCATTGGGATTGATTCAGAAAGGTTCATTCGTGCACTTGAGCTTCCTCAAGTCCAAGAACACATGAAAGATTTGAAAGAAAGATTTGCAGGCAGGAAG GTAATGTTGGGTGTTGATCGACTTGATATGATTAAAGGAATTCCTCAAAAGATTTTGGCATTTGAAAAGTTCCTTGAAGAAAACCCTGCTTGGCGTGACAAAGTAGTTTTGCTGCAAATTGCAGTGCCAACACGAACAGATGTGCCAGAAT aTCAGAAACTCACAAGCCAGGTTCATGAAATTGTTGGACGAATTAATGGGAGATTTGGGACATTGACTGCTGTTCCAATACATCACCTG GATCGTTCTCTCAACTTCCATGCACTATGTGCTCTATATGCTGTTACTG ATGTAGCACTAGTCACATCATTGAGGGATGGAATGAATCTTGTCAGCTATGAATTTGTAGCATGCCAAGATGCAAAGAAAGGGGTCCTCATTCTCAGTGAG TTTGCCGGTGCTGCACAGTCTCTGGGTGCAGGAGCAATTCTAGTGAACCCCTGGAACATAACAGAGGTTGCTGCTGCAATTGATCAAGCTTTGAACATGTCACCTGATGAAAGAGAGAAACGGCATAAGCATAATTTTTCGCATGTAACCACTCACACTGCTCAACAATGGGCTGAAACTTTTGTGAG TGAACTGAACGATACTGTTGTTGAGGCGGAAATACGGACAAGAGATGCCAAACCTTCTTTTCCTATCGAGGATGCaattgaaagttataagcaatcTACTAATCGATTGCTCATACTG GGATTCAATGCTACATTAACTGAACCAGTGAGAGGTGATCAAATTAAGGCAATGGAACTTAAATTGCATCCTGAGGTAAAAGATTCCCTTAGGGAGCTTTGCAGGGATCCCAAAACAACAATTGTTGTCCTTAGTGGGAGTGACAGAAATGTGTTAGATGAG AATTTTGGGGAGTTTGATATGTGGTTGGCAGCAGAGAATGGAATGTTTTTACGCTTTACAAGGGGAGAATGGATGACAACAATGCCAGAGCATTTGAATATGGAATGGGTTGACAGCGTGAAG CATGTTTTTGAGTATTTCACAGAAAGAACACCCAGGTCACATTTTGAACAGCATGAAACTTCCCTCGTATGGAATTACAAATATGCAG atgttGAATTTGGAAGACTGCAAGCAAGGGATATGTTGCAGCATCTCTGGACCGGCCCAATTTCTAATGCATCAGTTGATGTGGTTCAGGGCAGCCGTTCTGTTGAGGTGCGGGCAGTTGGTGTCACAAAg GGTGCTGCAATTGACCGTATCTTGGGAGAGATCGTTCATAGCAAACCCAATGGTAAACCCATGTCAGCACCAATTGATTATGTTCTGTGTGTTGGGCATTTTCTGGGGAAG GATGAAGATGTGTATACCTTTTTTGAGCCAGTGCTTCCTGCTGACCCAATTAGTATTTCAAGATCCAAGGTAAGTGATGGCCTAAAGTCACCTGGTGATAGAAGATCTTTGAAGCTCCCAGCAAATAGAAATGGATCGAAATCGTCTAACAGCAAGACACAGAGATCCTTACCAAATCCTGAGAAGAGAACAACAAATAATAGTAGTGGGAATACACGACGGCCATCGCCGGAGAAGATTTCATGGAATGTACTTGATCTTAAGGTGGAGAACTACTTCTCTTGTGCTGTTGGCCGGCATCGTACAAATGCTCGGTATCTGCTCGGATCATCGGATGATGTTGTCTCGTTTCTGAAGCAGCTGGCTAATGCATCTGCTGTTGAACAACTGATCTTTGAGTTCACAAGCCAGAAGATAAAGAACGAGTCTTTAGATATCATCGACATGTAG